The DNA sequence TCCGGCGGTCGCTGCACTTCGTGCCCGGCGGCAACGAGCGCATGATCGCGAAGGCGATCACCGGCCCCGCCGACGGGCTCATCCTCGACCTCGAGGACGCGGTGGCGCCGGAGCGAAAGGCGGCCACCCGCCCCATCGTGCGCGACTGGCTCGAGCAGCTCGACTTCGGCGGCCGGGAGCGCTGGGTGCGGATGAACCCCATCTTCTCCGAGCACGGGGAGCACGATCTCGAGGAGACCATCGCCGGGCGGCCCGATGGCTACGTGGTGCCCAAGCCCCGACACGCGGGCGACATCCGGCGCATCGCCCAGATCCTCGACAAGCTCGAGCAGCGGCACGGGCTGCCCCACAGCTCCACGCGCCTCACCCTCATCGCCACTGAGACGCCGGAGGGCCTGCTCAATATCCGGGACGTCGCGGCAGCGAGCGCGCGCATCGCGGTGGTGTCCTGGGGGGTCGAGGACCTCTCCGCCGCAATGGGGTTGCCGCGGGTGCGCGACGCCGACGGCCGCTACCTCGACATCCCGCGCTACGCGCGCGTGATGTGCGCGGTGGCGGCGGCGGCGGCCGGGGTGGAGGCGCTCGACACTGTGTATACCGACATTCACAACCTCGAGGGGCTGCGCCGGGAGTGCGAGGAGGGTGTGGCGATGGGCTTCACGGGGAAGATATCGATCCATCCCGTGCAAATCGAGGTGATAAACTCCGTGTTCACACCGTCCCGCGCCGAGGCCGAGGAGGCTGCGACGCTGGTGTCCGCCTTCGAGGAGCACGCGCGCCGGGGGGCGGGAGCCTTCGCCTGGAAGGGACAGATGATGGACATGCCGCATCTCACGCGGGCGCGCAAGATTGTCGAGCGGGCGCGACACGCCGGGGTGATCTGAGTGGCAGGACGCCGGACCCTCGCGGTGGCCGCGCTGCTGCTCGTGGCCGCGGCGGTGTTCGTGCTGCCCGTGGGCCGCCGCCCTCTCTACAACCAGGACGAGGTGCGGTACGCCATCCTCGCCCGCGACGTCGTCGAGCACGGCCGCTGGTTCTTGCCGCGCGTGCGCGACGAGGTGTACCTCAACAAGCCGCCGCTGTTCTTCTGGACGGTGGCGCTCATCTCGCTGCCCTCGGGGCGCGTGTCGGACGTCTCCGCGCCGCTGGTCTCCGTCGCCGCCGCTCTCATGGGCGTCCTCGGCGTGTTCGCCATCGGCCGCCGGCTCTGGGGCTTCGCCCCGGGCCTCGCCGCGGCCGCCGTGCTCGCCGCCATGCCGTTCTACTTCTTCATGGCGCATCAGGTCCTCACCGACATGATGCTCACCGCGTGGCTGGTGTGGGCGCTCTACTTCTACTTACGCACGGTGCCGCCCGCGCCGGCGCCGTATGCCTGGGTGGGGTTCTATCTCTGCGTGGCCGGTGGACTGTCCACCAAGGGGCCCGCGGCCCTCCTCGCCCTGCTGGCCGCGGTCATCACCAGTGCCGTCGTGGATGGGCGCGCCGGGCTGCGGGCCCTCCGGCTGCCGTGGGGGCTGGCGCTGATCGCGCTCTCGACGCTGCCGTGGCTGGTGCCGTATCTCATGCAGACGGAGAGGAGCTACACCCAGTCGGTGCTCGTCACCGACTATCTCGCCTGGTACTTCCGGCTCCACGGCGACTCGCGCTTCGCCGCCCTCGGCGCCTACCTTGCCGGCTTCCTGCCGTGGGCGCTGGTGCTGCCCCTGATGGCGCACTGGTGGTGGGTGGCGAAGCCCGACCGTAATCGGCGGCGCTTGCTCACGTGGTCGGCAGTCTACACGGTGGCGGTGGCCATCTCCGCCGCGCAGCGCTCCCGCTACTTCCTGCCCGTGCTCCCCCTGCTCGCCTTGTTCTTCGGCGAGTTCTTCGTGCGCGCGCCCGAGGCGGGCGCCCGCGGCGTGCGCCGGCTCCCCCTGCTCGCCGGCATCTTCGTGGTGATGGCGCTCGTCGCCGGCGTCGCCATCATGTGGGCGCCGCCGCACTTGAGCGCCAAGGGCGGCGACTGGGTCTACCTGCCTGCCGGGGGGCTCGAGCGTGGCCTGATGGCGAGTCTGCTCTTCGCCGGCGCTCTCGGCAGCCTGTGGGTGGCGTGGCGTCGGGCGGGCGGCTTCGCGATGGCGACGTGCTGGGCGCTGGCGATGATCGCCGTGCTCGGGCTCGAGGGCGTCGGCTAT is a window from the Candidatus Methylomirabilota bacterium genome containing:
- a CDS encoding CoA ester lyase; translated protein: MAARLRRSLHFVPGGNERMIAKAITGPADGLILDLEDAVAPERKAATRPIVRDWLEQLDFGGRERWVRMNPIFSEHGEHDLEETIAGRPDGYVVPKPRHAGDIRRIAQILDKLEQRHGLPHSSTRLTLIATETPEGLLNIRDVAAASARIAVVSWGVEDLSAAMGLPRVRDADGRYLDIPRYARVMCAVAAAAAGVEALDTVYTDIHNLEGLRRECEEGVAMGFTGKISIHPVQIEVINSVFTPSRAEAEEAATLVSAFEEHARRGAGAFAWKGQMMDMPHLTRARKIVERARHAGVI
- a CDS encoding glycosyltransferase family 39 protein, which codes for MAGRRTLAVAALLLVAAAVFVLPVGRRPLYNQDEVRYAILARDVVEHGRWFLPRVRDEVYLNKPPLFFWTVALISLPSGRVSDVSAPLVSVAAALMGVLGVFAIGRRLWGFAPGLAAAAVLAAMPFYFFMAHQVLTDMMLTAWLVWALYFYLRTVPPAPAPYAWVGFYLCVAGGLSTKGPAALLALLAAVITSAVVDGRAGLRALRLPWGLALIALSTLPWLVPYLMQTERSYTQSVLVTDYLAWYFRLHGDSRFAALGAYLAGFLPWALVLPLMAHWWWVAKPDRNRRRLLTWSAVYTVAVAISAAQRSRYFLPVLPLLALFFGEFFVRAPEAGARGVRRLPLLAGIFVVMALVAGVAIMWAPPHLSAKGGDWVYLPAGGLERGLMASLLFAGALGSLWVAWRRAGGFAMATCWALAMIAVLGLEGVGYPSRYAEWYGVKSFAERVRKERPVEHLVVAYPDANLAFDFYLRRSIRELRRPDQLRAMVAQSADRHTLLLREDRWTSLRAEADPSWRPVASAVVGGRPFVLLRNFE